One Undibacter mobilis genomic region harbors:
- a CDS encoding DegT/DnrJ/EryC1/StrS family aminotransferase, with protein sequence MKIPFGRPILGEAERAAVLKVMAGPQLVHGPAAKQFEADFGSYTGGHATSVSSCTTGLHLAYVHLGIVPGDEVIVPAQTHVATAHVVAHTGATPVFVDCDPETGNISAARIAKVLTPRTKAISVVHYLGLPVDMAPIMELARSRNLFVVEDAALSLGATYNGVHTGLIGDAGCFSFYPVKHITTSEGGMFVSRHQDIISRIEKLKSFGYDKQVGERTVPGHYDVNLLGYNYRLSEIACAIGVEQMKKLPRFLEQRAQNYAALKAALVDVAELRILASDGDAVRKGSHYCLAIVLADRIASKRREIIGSINGKGVGTSIYYPVPVPLTALYKNDLANVPEAFPNALRISQQSIALPVGPHLNPDDMKTVAQAVKAAILECRS encoded by the coding sequence ATGAAAATTCCATTCGGCCGTCCGATCCTGGGCGAGGCGGAGCGCGCCGCCGTTCTCAAGGTAATGGCTGGACCACAGTTGGTGCATGGCCCCGCTGCCAAGCAATTCGAAGCCGATTTCGGAAGCTATACCGGCGGCCATGCCACCAGCGTCAGCTCCTGCACCACCGGCCTTCATCTTGCCTACGTACATCTCGGCATCGTCCCCGGCGACGAAGTGATCGTGCCGGCACAGACCCACGTCGCTACGGCGCATGTGGTGGCCCATACCGGCGCCACGCCGGTTTTCGTCGACTGCGATCCCGAGACCGGTAATATCAGCGCTGCCCGCATCGCCAAGGTTCTAACGCCGCGCACCAAGGCGATCAGCGTCGTGCATTATCTCGGCCTGCCGGTTGACATGGCCCCGATTATGGAACTCGCCCGCAGTCGCAATCTGTTCGTGGTGGAAGATGCCGCCCTGTCACTGGGCGCGACCTATAACGGCGTCCATACCGGCTTGATTGGCGATGCCGGCTGCTTCTCCTTCTATCCCGTCAAGCACATCACGACGTCCGAAGGCGGTATGTTCGTAAGCCGCCATCAAGACATCATAAGCCGCATCGAGAAGCTAAAATCCTTCGGCTACGATAAGCAGGTTGGCGAACGGACCGTGCCGGGCCACTACGATGTTAACCTGCTCGGCTACAATTACCGGCTGTCGGAAATCGCCTGCGCCATTGGTGTTGAGCAGATGAAAAAGTTGCCGCGTTTTCTCGAGCAGCGCGCGCAAAATTACGCCGCCCTGAAGGCTGCCTTGGTCGATGTCGCTGAGCTTCGCATCCTCGCTTCAGACGGCGATGCCGTCCGGAAGGGCAGCCACTATTGCTTGGCTATCGTGCTTGCTGACCGCATCGCGTCTAAGCGCCGCGAGATAATTGGTTCGATCAACGGCAAGGGCGTCGGCACCTCCATTTACTATCCGGTACCGGTACCGCTGACCGCGCTGTACAAAAACGATCTTGCCAATGTGCCGGAGGCCTTCCCCAATGCCTTGCGTATTAGCCAGCAGTCCATTGCTCTTCCTGTTGGACCGCATCTCAATCCCGACGACATGAAGACCGTCGCTCAAGCCGTCAAGGCCGCCATCCTGGAGTGCCGCTCGTGA
- a CDS encoding B12-binding domain-containing radical SAM protein, with translation MRILFVNPSLRPGAPHRYIPVGLGYVVTAVRDGGFKFDLLDVDIARYDDAYVEKYMQTHHYDVVCIGSIVTHYKWVKWFINLTKSYQPECKVIVGNSVGGSISEVIFAHTKADIIIKGEADVTIVELLEHLRDGKSIGEMVEPPTPVPHTNGDLPPTFKSTGVEGIMFRGPNGRLLNNGPRKAVKDINTLAFPDWDLFDVQKYIDASHYLARHTTRFPKEKAVVFPVNTARGCVFKCTFCHYVFWNDPYRHRSAQSVIGEIRRNQQKYGANYIEFWDELSFHKIGPTEKFLDEVIAADLNIHFNCAVRSDLLGRDDLPLEDRVRVANKFKEAGAIALGFSLESGDDEILEAMNKRVKSSFFNEQVRILRQVGLVADTSLVIGYPQETPETIKKTMDMCEQNRIYPSVGFLLPLPATGMWTHALENGFITDIDRYLVEMTERQDLVLNMTSMKDDELLGLVKNSLSHLNSKFGNLLKEEELIKTGGYAKHNEHLDKEMLVMRNRLSNESLNMAVVTGAV, from the coding sequence ATGAGAATCCTTTTCGTCAATCCGAGCCTTCGTCCCGGCGCTCCGCACCGATATATCCCGGTCGGTCTGGGCTATGTCGTCACGGCCGTGCGGGACGGCGGGTTCAAGTTCGATCTCCTGGACGTCGATATCGCGCGTTACGACGATGCTTACGTCGAAAAATACATGCAAACGCATCACTACGATGTGGTCTGCATTGGTTCGATCGTGACCCACTACAAGTGGGTCAAATGGTTCATCAACCTCACCAAGTCTTATCAGCCTGAATGCAAGGTGATCGTTGGCAATTCGGTCGGCGGGTCGATCTCGGAAGTGATCTTCGCCCACACCAAGGCCGACATCATCATCAAGGGCGAGGCCGACGTCACGATCGTCGAATTGCTGGAGCATCTGCGCGACGGCAAATCGATCGGCGAGATGGTCGAGCCGCCGACGCCGGTGCCGCATACCAACGGCGATTTGCCGCCGACGTTCAAATCTACAGGCGTCGAAGGCATCATGTTCCGCGGCCCGAATGGCCGGCTGTTGAACAATGGTCCGCGCAAGGCGGTGAAAGACATCAACACGCTGGCGTTCCCGGATTGGGATCTGTTTGACGTCCAGAAATACATCGACGCGAGCCATTATCTGGCGCGCCACACGACCCGCTTTCCGAAGGAAAAGGCGGTCGTGTTTCCGGTCAACACCGCGCGCGGCTGCGTTTTCAAATGCACGTTCTGCCATTACGTGTTCTGGAACGACCCCTATCGCCACCGCTCGGCGCAATCGGTGATCGGCGAGATCCGCCGCAACCAGCAGAAATACGGCGCCAACTATATCGAATTCTGGGATGAGCTTTCGTTCCACAAGATCGGGCCGACAGAGAAGTTCCTCGACGAAGTAATCGCCGCCGACCTCAATATTCACTTCAACTGCGCGGTGCGTTCGGACCTTCTGGGCCGCGATGATCTGCCGCTCGAAGACCGTGTGCGGGTCGCCAACAAGTTCAAGGAAGCCGGCGCAATAGCGCTCGGTTTCTCGCTGGAGTCCGGCGACGACGAGATTCTCGAAGCGATGAACAAGCGTGTGAAGTCGAGCTTCTTCAATGAGCAGGTTCGCATTTTGCGCCAGGTGGGTCTCGTGGCCGACACCAGCCTCGTGATCGGCTATCCGCAGGAAACGCCGGAGACGATCAAGAAAACGATGGATATGTGCGAACAAAACCGCATTTACCCGTCAGTCGGTTTCCTGCTGCCCTTGCCCGCCACCGGAATGTGGACGCATGCGCTCGAGAACGGTTTCATTACCGACATTGACCGTTATCTCGTGGAAATGACCGAGCGTCAGGATCTGGTTCTGAACATGACCTCGATGAAAGACGACGAGTTGCTCGGTCTGGTGAAAAATTCGCTTAGCCATCTCAATAGCAAGTTCGGTAATCTTCTCAAGGAAGAGGAACTTATCAAGACCGGTGGCTACGCAAAGCACAATGAGCATCTCGATAAAGAGATGCTTGTGATGCGCAATCGCCTGTCGAACGAGTCCCTGAACATGGCCGTAGTGACTGGCGCCGTCTAA
- a CDS encoding N-acetylneuraminate synthase family protein, with amino-acid sequence MNLFGRYLDNDVAVIAEIGVNHEGSVESASTLLRLAAEAGADAVKLQTYTPSRFVTTSNQQRFERVTRFALSRQDHLRLRDEAAELGVSLFSTAVTEDVVDFVATLGPAVKIASGDLNFRPVLEAAMRTGKAVILSTGNSTLDEIDTALSWCRDASGQQNLSDRLVLLHCVASYPAPMHDLNLLSIPFLKERYGLPTGYSNHAVEPEAVIAATALGAQVIEVHFTDRRAGRTFHDHSLSFEPEEMRKLITGIRAVRAACGQYGRPVLPSEVALRPLMRKGVVAARDLPAGTVLAAGDMAYARPATEFNWSDVDGLVGRQLIVSLHQGELIPAAGVAPAGN; translated from the coding sequence ATGAATCTATTTGGGAGATATCTCGATAACGATGTGGCCGTGATTGCTGAGATCGGTGTTAATCACGAAGGCAGCGTCGAATCCGCCTCAACTCTGTTGCGCCTCGCGGCGGAAGCCGGCGCCGACGCCGTTAAGCTGCAGACCTACACTCCGTCCCGCTTCGTCACGACTTCGAATCAGCAGCGCTTCGAGCGCGTGACCCGCTTTGCACTGTCGCGTCAGGACCATCTGCGCCTTCGGGACGAAGCGGCCGAACTCGGCGTGAGCCTGTTTTCCACCGCAGTGACCGAAGACGTCGTGGACTTCGTCGCCACCCTTGGCCCCGCGGTAAAGATCGCCAGCGGCGATTTAAATTTTCGTCCCGTCCTGGAAGCCGCGATGAGGACCGGCAAAGCGGTGATCCTGTCGACCGGAAACAGTACCCTGGACGAAATCGACACTGCCCTGTCCTGGTGCCGCGACGCCTCTGGGCAGCAGAATCTGTCCGACCGGCTGGTGCTGCTGCATTGCGTGGCCTCCTATCCCGCTCCCATGCACGACTTGAACCTGCTCAGCATTCCGTTCCTCAAAGAGCGCTACGGCTTGCCGACCGGCTATTCCAACCATGCCGTCGAGCCTGAGGCTGTGATCGCCGCCACCGCACTAGGTGCGCAGGTCATCGAGGTCCATTTCACCGACCGACGCGCCGGTCGCACGTTCCACGATCACTCGCTGTCCTTCGAGCCGGAAGAAATGCGGAAGCTGATCACCGGCATCCGTGCAGTGCGCGCCGCATGCGGGCAATATGGACGCCCGGTCCTGCCCAGCGAGGTCGCGTTGCGCCCGTTAATGCGAAAGGGTGTGGTCGCCGCCCGGGACCTTCCCGCGGGCACTGTTCTCGCCGCCGGCGATATGGCCTATGCGAGACCAGCCACCGAATTCAATTGGTCCGACGTTGACGGCTTGGTCGGGCGCCAGTTGATAGTCTCGCTGCACCAAGGCGAATTGATTCCCGCCGCCGGCGTGGCGCCGGCCGGTAATTGA
- a CDS encoding Gfo/Idh/MocA family protein translates to MSHQRIRAAVIGLGVGEQHVLSYAKIPGCEVVAICDVDEEKLKVVADRNSVATRYTDYRRITEDTSIDVVSICTFDDDHAEQTVSALRHGQHVMVEKPLAITKDQADAIFAAYKDSNRLITSNLILRSSPRFRVLKQRIDAGEMGELFYLEGDYIHQIEYKIVNGWRANISFYSPIFGGGIHLIDLITWLNKSEVVEVCAMGSQKTTAPTGYRFDDTDVILMRFADGSLAKVLVTLVPQHPKFHALRVFGTKASFVNALGDADWYTGEDPAGRQPMTAPYPAVEKGDLLPDFVQAIRTGAPMKVTVAEVFQVMEICLAAQESRASGQFVKPRKLI, encoded by the coding sequence ATGTCACATCAGCGAATTAGGGCTGCCGTTATCGGCCTTGGCGTCGGTGAGCAGCATGTTCTTTCCTACGCTAAGATTCCGGGCTGCGAAGTGGTTGCGATCTGCGATGTCGATGAAGAGAAGCTGAAAGTCGTTGCTGACCGAAATAGCGTTGCCACCCGATACACCGACTACCGCCGCATCACCGAAGATACATCTATTGATGTCGTTTCGATCTGCACGTTCGATGATGATCACGCCGAGCAGACCGTCTCGGCGCTGCGTCACGGACAGCATGTAATGGTTGAAAAGCCGCTGGCCATTACCAAGGATCAGGCTGATGCCATTTTCGCGGCTTATAAAGACAGCAACCGACTGATCACCTCGAACCTGATCCTGCGCAGCAGCCCGCGCTTCCGAGTCTTGAAGCAACGTATCGATGCAGGCGAAATGGGTGAACTCTTCTATCTTGAGGGCGATTACATACATCAGATTGAGTACAAGATCGTCAATGGCTGGCGCGCCAATATCTCTTTCTATTCGCCCATCTTCGGTGGCGGGATTCACTTGATCGACCTGATTACCTGGCTGAATAAGAGTGAGGTCGTCGAGGTCTGCGCCATGGGCAGCCAGAAAACCACGGCGCCAACGGGTTATCGATTCGACGATACCGACGTCATCTTGATGCGGTTCGCCGACGGCAGCCTGGCTAAGGTCTTGGTGACGTTGGTGCCGCAGCATCCGAAATTCCATGCCTTGCGCGTGTTTGGAACGAAAGCAAGCTTCGTAAATGCCTTGGGCGACGCCGATTGGTATACTGGCGAGGATCCCGCCGGCCGGCAGCCAATGACCGCCCCATATCCTGCCGTGGAAAAGGGTGACCTACTTCCCGATTTCGTCCAGGCGATTCGCACCGGCGCGCCAATGAAGGTTACCGTTGCTGAAGTCTTCCAGGTGATGGAAATCTGCCTCGCCGCGCAGGAGTCGCGCGCCAGTGGCCAGTTCGTCAAGCCGCGAAAGCTGATCTGA
- a CDS encoding DegT/DnrJ/EryC1/StrS family aminotransferase: protein MATRSYSGAQPYFPDEDRAEIMAAVEDILVSGSMTQGPYLKRFEAAAAEMAGTRYALGVNSGGTALEIALEAVNVKGKDVIVPTETFVATANSVVRAGGRPIFADLRLNDLAISESTIAAVKTPNTAAVIIVHMFGLMSSEIAAIQDYCRKEGLVLIEDAAHAHGASFCGRPAGSLGQIGCFSYYATKVLTTGEGGVITTSDDRLAEQVRRIRDHGRQTGGSVFDYAGNNFRLAEIPAAIGVVQQRRLAEIVAHRRRIAAVYRNILHNAPYMYLVDPVPHDEHSYWRYAILLDKGIDRQTVQRVLLDQINARVTWMYEPLCHQQPLYAHQAENAVSLPVAESVVGRLINLPTHSYIDEQGATDIAHTLYDCVAGLARHA, encoded by the coding sequence ATGGCAACGCGCAGCTACTCGGGAGCGCAACCGTATTTCCCGGATGAGGATCGCGCTGAAATCATGGCCGCGGTCGAGGATATCCTCGTTAGCGGCAGCATGACCCAGGGTCCGTACCTGAAGCGATTTGAGGCCGCAGCTGCCGAAATGGCCGGCACACGCTATGCCCTAGGCGTGAATTCCGGAGGTACTGCGCTAGAGATCGCCTTGGAAGCGGTGAATGTGAAGGGCAAGGACGTCATCGTCCCAACAGAGACCTTCGTCGCCACGGCGAATTCAGTGGTTCGCGCCGGCGGCCGCCCCATCTTCGCTGATCTGCGGCTGAACGATCTTGCCATTAGTGAAAGCACCATTGCCGCGGTGAAGACACCGAATACCGCCGCTGTCATCATCGTGCATATGTTTGGCCTGATGTCGTCCGAGATTGCGGCCATCCAGGACTATTGCCGCAAGGAAGGCCTGGTGCTGATCGAGGATGCAGCGCATGCACATGGCGCCAGCTTCTGCGGCCGTCCCGCCGGCAGCCTGGGCCAGATCGGCTGTTTCAGCTACTACGCGACGAAAGTGCTCACAACTGGCGAAGGCGGCGTAATTACCACCAGCGATGACCGTTTGGCCGAGCAGGTGCGCCGCATCCGCGATCATGGCCGACAAACCGGCGGAAGCGTTTTCGACTATGCCGGCAACAATTTCCGCCTAGCTGAAATACCGGCCGCCATCGGTGTGGTTCAGCAGCGGCGACTTGCAGAGATCGTGGCGCACCGACGCCGCATCGCCGCTGTCTACCGCAATATTCTGCACAATGCGCCTTACATGTACTTGGTGGATCCCGTGCCACATGACGAGCACAGCTACTGGCGCTACGCGATTCTTCTGGACAAAGGCATAGACCGCCAAACGGTCCAGCGGGTGCTGCTCGACCAGATCAATGCGCGCGTGACGTGGATGTATGAGCCGCTTTGCCATCAGCAACCCTTATATGCCCACCAGGCCGAGAATGCCGTGTCGCTGCCTGTGGCCGAAAGCGTGGTAGGGCGCCTCATCAATCTGCCAACGCATTCCTATATCGACGAACAGGGCGCGACTGACATTGCCCACACGCTGTACGACTGCGTGGCCGGTCTGGCGCGCCACGCATGA
- a CDS encoding class I SAM-dependent methyltransferase, which yields MTSITASWTKVRQEEGFVSVFPLPSLPELQAFYAQQYYQQSASASYQQAYSDLELDYKRMQARLMLHAIDQSGERAGTLLDVGCGEGFLLAEAARQNLDVSGIDFSAHAIERFHPELRKTIEIGDAFALLDNMMESGRRFDACVLQNVLEHVIDPRGLLDRLRQLLTPSGRLLITLPNDYSRVQQVAMDTGAIETEYWFSPPQHLHYFTIAAAAALAASRGLAVLDTFADFPIEAYLFHPGSNYVRQRCAGPDAHKARMIMSLICAESGMDAYLTLSRAYAGCGVGRAFTMILGAKEASR from the coding sequence ATGACCAGCATCACGGCATCATGGACTAAGGTTCGGCAGGAGGAGGGATTTGTATCCGTTTTTCCTCTGCCAAGCCTTCCTGAGCTGCAGGCTTTTTATGCTCAGCAGTATTACCAGCAATCCGCATCTGCCTCTTACCAGCAAGCCTATTCCGACCTCGAACTCGACTACAAGCGTATGCAGGCGCGCCTGATGTTGCACGCGATCGACCAATCGGGCGAAAGGGCGGGCACGCTGCTTGACGTTGGCTGCGGCGAGGGCTTCCTGCTGGCCGAGGCCGCACGGCAAAACCTGGATGTCAGCGGTATCGATTTCAGCGCCCATGCGATCGAACGCTTCCACCCTGAATTGCGCAAGACGATTGAAATCGGCGATGCCTTCGCGCTGCTAGATAATATGATGGAATCCGGGCGTCGTTTCGATGCCTGCGTGCTGCAGAATGTGCTTGAACACGTCATTGACCCTCGTGGCCTGCTCGATAGGCTTCGTCAGCTGCTCACACCCAGCGGGCGCCTCCTCATCACTCTTCCGAATGACTACAGCAGAGTCCAGCAGGTGGCGATGGACACCGGCGCAATAGAAACCGAATACTGGTTCAGCCCTCCGCAGCATCTGCACTACTTCACCATCGCCGCCGCTGCTGCGCTCGCCGCCAGCCGCGGCCTCGCGGTGCTTGATACTTTCGCCGATTTTCCAATCGAGGCCTATCTGTTCCATCCCGGGTCAAACTACGTGCGTCAGCGTTGCGCAGGACCCGATGCTCATAAAGCGCGCATGATTATGAGCCTGATCTGTGCGGAAAGCGGTATGGATGCCTATCTGACCTTGAGCCGCGCCTATGCTGGCTGCGGCGTCGGCCGCGCTTTCACGATGATTCTCGGCGCGAAAGAGGCCAGCCGGTGA
- a CDS encoding NAD-dependent epimerase/dehydratase family protein: MTDYLSTLAGKRVALIGGAGFIGHNLALRLRELKADVHVIDSLQVNNLGAFSNTVGDPNKTLYLHLINERIRLLNENRVPLHVVDCRDYHLLTRTLSDIRPGVVVQLAAIAHANRSNKDPFSTFDHSFRTLENALDFSRGEGLNVSRFIYFSSSMAYGNFDGDAVQEDRRCEPVGIYGALKYGGERLVMAYNQVFNLPYTIVRPSALYGQRCVSRRVGQAFIENALRGQPLTINGDGTDGLDFTYIGDLVQGLLLCIAHPAAHNQIFNLTYGSARTLNQMVDIMRAEFPGVEVRHNPRDALMPERGTLSVEKARKLIGYEPAYPLEKGFVEYIKWYKTLAKKHPDLFKVA; the protein is encoded by the coding sequence GTGACCGATTATCTTTCCACCCTCGCTGGCAAACGGGTCGCCTTGATCGGCGGCGCTGGCTTCATTGGGCACAATTTGGCCCTTCGCCTGCGCGAGCTCAAGGCCGATGTCCATGTGATCGACAGCCTGCAAGTCAACAACCTCGGCGCCTTCTCCAATACTGTCGGCGACCCAAACAAGACATTGTATCTGCATCTGATCAACGAACGTATCCGGTTGCTGAATGAAAACCGTGTGCCGCTACATGTAGTGGATTGCCGAGACTATCATCTGCTGACCCGGACGCTCAGCGATATCCGTCCCGGGGTGGTGGTGCAGCTGGCGGCCATCGCGCATGCCAACCGATCGAACAAGGATCCGTTCAGCACCTTCGACCACAGCTTCCGCACATTGGAGAATGCCCTCGATTTCTCCCGCGGAGAGGGGCTGAATGTCTCACGCTTTATCTATTTCTCGTCGTCTATGGCCTACGGAAATTTCGACGGCGACGCCGTGCAGGAAGACCGTCGCTGCGAACCGGTGGGCATCTATGGCGCCCTGAAATACGGCGGCGAGCGGCTCGTGATGGCCTACAATCAAGTCTTCAACCTTCCGTACACGATTGTGCGCCCTTCTGCTCTGTATGGCCAGCGATGCGTCAGCCGCCGCGTTGGCCAAGCTTTCATCGAGAACGCCCTGCGTGGTCAGCCGCTGACCATTAATGGCGACGGCACCGACGGGCTGGATTTCACCTATATTGGTGACTTGGTGCAAGGTCTGCTACTTTGCATTGCTCATCCGGCCGCCCATAATCAGATATTCAACCTAACCTATGGCAGCGCCCGCACGCTAAACCAGATGGTCGACATCATGCGTGCCGAATTCCCTGGCGTCGAAGTGAGGCACAATCCGCGAGACGCCTTGATGCCGGAACGTGGTACGCTTTCGGTCGAAAAGGCGCGCAAGCTCATCGGTTATGAGCCGGCCTATCCGCTGGAAAAGGGCTTCGTCGAGTACATCAAATGGTATAAGACGCTGGCCAAAAAGCACCCCGATCTCTTCAAAGTGGCCTGA
- the nusG gene encoding transcription termination/antitermination protein NusG has product MQGNWFVVQTQPHCEVKAKRHLVNQGFETYLPVYRRRIRHAGRTSVVTRPLFPGYLFVLFDPEVSRWRSINGTVGVRQILSDGERPRYLDEKIVAEIKAREDESGVIDLAAATFVRGQAVRVTEGPMVNIEGLFQDIRDESRVILLVSLLGRKVRLQVPAEAIEAA; this is encoded by the coding sequence ATGCAGGGCAACTGGTTTGTCGTCCAGACGCAGCCTCACTGTGAGGTGAAGGCCAAGCGGCACCTCGTCAATCAGGGGTTCGAGACCTATTTGCCGGTCTACCGGCGGCGCATCCGCCATGCCGGGCGCACCAGCGTCGTCACCCGGCCGCTCTTCCCGGGCTATCTGTTCGTGTTGTTCGACCCCGAGGTCAGCCGGTGGCGCAGCATCAACGGAACGGTTGGCGTCCGCCAGATCCTGAGCGACGGCGAGCGGCCGCGCTACCTCGACGAAAAGATCGTCGCGGAGATCAAGGCGCGTGAAGATGAATCCGGCGTGATTGATTTGGCTGCCGCGACCTTCGTTCGCGGGCAGGCCGTGCGCGTCACCGAAGGTCCGATGGTGAATATCGAGGGGCTCTTTCAGGACATCCGCGATGAGAGTCGCGTCATTCTGCTGGTGTCCTTGCTGGGGCGAAAGGTGCGCCTGCAGGTTCCGGCGGAGGCCATCGAGGCCGCATAA
- a CDS encoding cytidylyltransferase domain-containing protein yields the protein MALPVFIQARMSSKRLPGKVLQVARGKPLIAYLIERLRYCKNADSVNLVTSTDREDDALAAFGEAEGIRVLRGPLDDVMGRFIDAATRIQASAFVRINGDSPLLDHRLIDRGIAEYEAAPVDLVSNAFPRSYPKGQGVEVISVSALQAVAAQTDSVAYREHVAMFFYDHPDRFRIRNFSYGRDASDIQLSVDTPEDLAEFHAILNAMERPHTEYSLDDVLQLLQANHR from the coding sequence GTGGCGCTTCCGGTTTTCATACAGGCCCGCATGTCGTCCAAACGGCTGCCGGGCAAGGTCCTGCAAGTAGCCCGAGGCAAGCCACTGATCGCATATTTGATCGAACGCTTGCGCTACTGCAAGAATGCCGACAGCGTCAATCTCGTCACCTCGACGGATCGTGAGGATGACGCTCTGGCGGCATTCGGCGAAGCGGAGGGAATACGCGTCCTACGGGGCCCGCTTGACGATGTCATGGGCCGCTTCATCGATGCGGCGACGCGGATACAGGCGAGCGCTTTCGTCCGCATAAACGGCGACAGCCCGCTGCTTGACCATCGTCTTATCGACCGCGGCATTGCGGAATATGAAGCCGCACCGGTCGATCTGGTCAGCAATGCCTTTCCCCGTTCATATCCGAAAGGGCAGGGCGTTGAGGTAATTTCCGTTTCGGCTCTGCAGGCGGTTGCGGCTCAAACCGATAGCGTCGCCTATCGCGAACACGTGGCGATGTTCTTCTACGATCACCCGGACCGTTTCCGAATCCGGAATTTTTCGTACGGCCGCGACGCGAGTGACATCCAGCTTTCCGTCGACACGCCCGAGGATCTGGCGGAATTTCATGCCATTCTGAATGCCATGGAGCGGCCGCATACCGAATACAGCCTCGACGACGTGTTGCAGCTTCTGCAAGCTAATCACCGGTGA
- a CDS encoding WbqC family protein, producing MKSAPRIIGAVQPTYLPWMPFFERMAASDAFVLLDDVEYSKNNFFNRNSVKTAQGRQLLTVPVLYSGNSKTLICDIQVNNAVRWRVKHWRAIEQAYSRAAFWPQYRDQLADLYSRPCERLMEIVLPLIHIMREAFCISTPFHLSSDLAAEGSRNGKLIKICRMLDGTHFIVKPGTEAYHPPSEFEQEGIRLTFLSYSKFTYPQLHGAFEPMLSALDYLLNCGPGRPPFSATCAMTQGAS from the coding sequence GTGAAATCCGCCCCGCGCATCATCGGCGCCGTGCAACCGACCTATCTGCCCTGGATGCCATTCTTTGAGCGGATGGCCGCTTCGGATGCCTTCGTGCTGCTGGACGACGTGGAATATTCGAAGAACAACTTCTTTAATCGCAACTCGGTCAAGACGGCCCAAGGCAGGCAACTGTTGACTGTCCCCGTACTTTACAGCGGAAACTCGAAGACCTTAATTTGCGACATCCAGGTGAACAATGCCGTCAGGTGGCGCGTGAAGCACTGGCGCGCCATCGAACAGGCATATAGTCGCGCCGCTTTCTGGCCGCAGTATCGCGACCAGCTTGCTGATCTGTATTCGCGCCCCTGCGAACGGCTCATGGAGATCGTCCTGCCGCTGATTCACATAATGCGCGAGGCGTTCTGCATAAGCACGCCTTTCCATCTGTCCAGCGATCTCGCAGCCGAGGGAAGTCGCAACGGCAAACTGATCAAGATTTGTCGCATGCTCGATGGCACGCATTTCATCGTGAAGCCTGGTACGGAAGCCTATCACCCCCCGAGTGAGTTTGAGCAGGAAGGCATCCGTCTGACCTTTCTGTCATATTCAAAATTTACCTATCCCCAACTGCATGGCGCTTTCGAGCCGATGCTCAGCGCTCTAGATTACCTGCTGAATTGCGGCCCCGGACGCCCGCCATTTTCTGCGACATGTGCCATGACCCAAGGGGCATCCTGA